A stretch of Paludisphaera borealis DNA encodes these proteins:
- a CDS encoding HlyD family secretion protein: protein MVVGAGVGYWLWREYQRRSMLPDGIVSGNGRIESIQVDVAAKYAGRISRIFAREGDLVKTGQVLAKMDTEEMEAELAKDKAKVAEAEEAENQVKAEIVQRESELKYQNQLYDRNRALLARSVISREEMEQTHSKRDVAVAALDATKAKLQTSRRSIEAAAAEVKRIQTQIVDSTLTSPVEGRVLYKLAEEREVLAAGGKVLTLINLGDIYMEIFLPSRQAARVEIGADARIVLDAAPQYAARAKVSFVSPEAQFTPKQVETQSERDKLMFRIKLQVPQELVLPYIEKIKTGVRGVGYIKLDEATPWPEKLERRFPMPEPTKPTNAEPATTEPKTPTEPKAEETPVPKT from the coding sequence GTGGTCGTGGGCGCGGGGGTGGGCTACTGGCTTTGGCGCGAATATCAGCGGCGGTCGATGTTGCCGGATGGGATCGTGTCGGGCAACGGCCGGATCGAGTCGATCCAGGTGGACGTGGCGGCCAAGTACGCCGGGCGGATCAGCCGGATCTTCGCGCGTGAGGGCGACCTCGTGAAGACCGGGCAGGTGCTCGCCAAGATGGACACCGAGGAGATGGAAGCCGAGCTCGCCAAGGACAAGGCGAAGGTGGCCGAGGCCGAGGAGGCTGAGAACCAGGTCAAGGCGGAGATCGTCCAGCGCGAGAGCGAGCTCAAGTACCAGAACCAGTTGTACGACCGCAACCGGGCGCTCCTTGCCCGCAGTGTGATCTCTCGGGAGGAGATGGAGCAGACGCACTCCAAGCGCGACGTCGCCGTCGCGGCCCTCGACGCGACGAAGGCCAAGCTCCAGACCAGCCGACGGTCGATCGAGGCCGCCGCGGCGGAGGTCAAGCGGATCCAGACCCAGATCGTCGACTCGACCCTGACCTCGCCGGTCGAAGGCCGCGTGCTCTACAAGTTGGCCGAGGAACGCGAGGTCCTCGCCGCCGGCGGCAAGGTTCTCACGCTCATCAACCTCGGCGACATCTATATGGAGATCTTCCTCCCCTCGCGGCAAGCGGCCCGAGTCGAGATCGGCGCCGACGCGCGGATCGTGCTCGACGCCGCTCCCCAGTACGCGGCCCGCGCGAAGGTCTCGTTCGTCTCGCCCGAAGCCCAGTTCACGCCGAAGCAAGTCGAGACGCAAAGCGAGCGCGACAAGCTGATGTTCCGGATCAAACTCCAGGTCCCCCAGGAACTCGTGCTCCCGTACATCGAGAAGATCAAGACCGGCGTGCGCGGCGTCGGATACATCAAGCTCGACGAGGCGACCCCGTGGCCCGAGAAGCTCGAACGCCGGTTCCCAATGCCCGAGCCGACCAAGCCCACGAACGCCGAGCCGGCGACGACGGAGCCGAAGACGCCAACGGAGCCGAAGGCGGAGGAGACCCCCGTTCCCAAAACGTGA
- a CDS encoding DUF1559 domain-containing protein, translated as MRAREKGFTLIELLVVIAIIAVLIALLLPAVQAAREAARRIQCTNNLKQIGLAMHNYHQTNNVFPMAASKNCNSDPPTSCPGYADWRGWSALASALPFVEQAPLYNAINFNFAEEIHDTVVQPMNSTVVRTVVSSFLCPTDPNAAIQNTNNYHACYGTTSEWPTGPNNGSGSMQNADGMGSTGMFAVWLSYGIQNATDGTSNTVLFAEALVGDNKGNESNRGVGTSSPGGKYRGNGVVTGNVVASYYQDDFNSSPAASAAFMAGLNDCLTEWNNPASVKITSHRGYRWASASEGSIFNVGQTPNDKQFPFNVCRPQGNPSQSDNGSISLPATSMHPGGVNTLFTDGSVKFIKESISRPTWWSLGTRGGGEVVSADAY; from the coding sequence ATGAGAGCGCGGGAGAAGGGGTTCACCCTGATCGAGTTGCTGGTCGTGATCGCGATCATAGCGGTCTTGATCGCTCTGCTGTTGCCGGCGGTTCAGGCGGCGCGCGAAGCCGCGCGGCGGATCCAGTGCACGAACAACCTCAAACAAATTGGTCTGGCGATGCACAACTACCACCAGACCAACAACGTATTCCCGATGGCCGCGTCCAAGAACTGCAACTCCGACCCGCCGACGAGCTGCCCGGGTTACGCGGATTGGCGCGGCTGGAGCGCGCTGGCGTCGGCCTTGCCGTTCGTCGAGCAGGCGCCGCTCTACAACGCTATCAATTTCAACTTCGCCGAGGAGATCCACGACACCGTCGTCCAGCCGATGAATAGTACGGTCGTCCGGACGGTCGTGTCGTCGTTCCTCTGCCCCACCGACCCGAACGCCGCGATTCAGAACACCAACAATTACCACGCCTGCTACGGGACCACGAGCGAGTGGCCCACGGGTCCCAACAACGGGTCGGGCAGCATGCAGAACGCCGACGGCATGGGCAGCACGGGCATGTTCGCCGTATGGCTCTCGTATGGAATCCAAAACGCCACCGACGGCACCTCGAACACCGTCCTGTTCGCCGAGGCGCTCGTCGGGGACAACAAGGGCAATGAGTCGAACCGAGGCGTCGGCACTTCGAGTCCGGGGGGCAAGTATCGGGGCAACGGCGTCGTCACCGGCAACGTCGTGGCGTCCTATTATCAGGACGATTTCAATAGCTCGCCGGCGGCCTCGGCGGCGTTCATGGCCGGCCTGAACGACTGCCTGACGGAGTGGAACAACCCCGCGTCGGTCAAGATCACGAGCCACCGCGGGTATCGGTGGGCGTCGGCGTCGGAAGGATCGATCTTCAACGTCGGCCAGACGCCTAACGACAAGCAGTTCCCATTCAACGTCTGCCGGCCGCAGGGCAACCCGAGCCAGAGCGACAATGGCAGCATCTCGCTCCCCGCCACGAGCATGCATCCCGGCGGCGTCAACACGCTGTTCACTGACGGAAGCGTGAAGTTCATCAAGGAATCGATCAGCCGACCGACCTGGTGGTCGCTTGGCACCCGAGGTGGGGGCGAGGTCGTCAGCGCGGACGCCTACTAA